NNNNNNNNNNNNNNNNNNNNNNNNNNNNNNNNNNNNNNNNNNNNNNNNNNNNNNNNNNNNNNNNNNNNNNNNNNNNNNNNNNNNNNNNNNNNNNNNNNNNNNNNNNNNNNNNNNNNNNNNNNNNNNNNNNNNNNNNNNNNNNNNNNNNNNNNNNNNNNNNNNNNNNNNNNNNNNNNNNNNNNNNNNNNNNNNNNNNNNNNNNNNNNNNNNNNNNNNNNNNNNNNNNNNNNNNNNNNNNNNNNNNNNNNNNNNNNNNNNNNNNNNNNNNNNNNNNNNNNNNNNNNNNNNNNNNNNNNNNNNNNNNNNNNNNNNNNNNNNNNNNNNNNNNNNNNNNNNNNNNNNNNNNNNNNNNNNNNNNNNNNNNNNNNNNNNNNNNNNNNNNNNNNNNNNNNNNNNNNNNNNNNNNNNNNNNNNNNNNNNNNNNNNNNNNNNNNNNNNNNNNNNNNNNNNNNNNNNNNNNNgagtgagtgagtgagtgagtgagtgagtgagtgagtgagtgagtgagtgagtgagtgagtgagtgagtgagtgagtgagtgagtgagtgagtgagtgagtgagtgagtgagttgaGGACAATCAGTCGTGTCTGTGCAGCTCAACAGAAGGAAGTAAGCGAGAGATCACATTTATTCTCATGTAAATATAGAGGATCAGTTTAATGGAGGAGTTTACAGATGAAGGATTCAACACAAAAAACTGTGAGTAattctcttgtgtgtgtgtgtgtgtgtgtgtgtgtgtgtgtgtgtgtgtgtgtgaaatagaTGAGGTAACTGTTCTGTAACTGAACTCAAGTTAAAAGAGAAAAATcctgcaaaaatatatattttcacccctccttcaaaatgcatgcaaaactttcattttttctaatttacaaaaggtaaaaaaagctttgtttttattttaattaattactgAAGTTTTCTGACGTTTCATTAATTTCCTTCATTTTTAACACGATGTAATGTTCAATTCAATGCAAATCTACAGCGCTGcgaagcagctttacagtaaatacatatgaaaacaaagacataagcgagacaaaaaggtaaaaagtctagaaatatttaaaaccgaaataaaaaaaacatgaacattttaacATACACAGAATGTTAagctgttttgaatgacaaCTTTTTGGATTTTCAGGTTATTGTTTGCACCTTCGTTTTTGAAATTCATAAACAGCATCCGTCTGAAATCTAAAACTGCTTTCATTACTTGATCTCTCTTAGTTTTAGTTGAATTTCCTGTTCAACACATGTACGTTCAATAAAAACTGGCCAAATAATTCCACAGCTTTCCAACTTTCTttgaatgatttaaaatgaaatgattgaTGATAATGATGACGATGAGTGTGTGGGTCATAACTGTTGAATCTGGAAAGAGGAAGAGAACTACAGAGCCACACGCTTTCTCTTATTTCATTTGCTTTGGGCTGTGACTGGATTTTCTCTTGTAGTTCATTCCATATATTTGAAAAGAAACTTTCTGTCGTTATTCTCAGAGCTGAAGATTCAAGACTCGAGTTCTCTAAGAAAAGGGCAGCTGCGAGTGAAACACAATGAGCACCGTGAAGCCGTGGACCAATCACAACATCAGCTCCAATCTCTCGTGTCCTCTGGAGGAGGAGACGCTGCGCGTTCCTCTGGCCGTCCTCTACTCCCTCATCTTTCTGTTCGGTCTGGTGGGAAACCTGctctctctgtgggtcttcATCTTTCTGCACTCGCGCAGGAACTCCATCCGCATTTTCCTCATCAACGTGGCCATTGCAGATCTGGTGCTGATCGCGTGCCTTCCCTTCAGAGTGCTGTATCACGCTCGGGGCAACCACTGGACGCTAGGGGAGCGCGCGTGTATGGCGGTGGGCAATTTCTTCTACATGAACATGTACGTCAGCATCACCCTGCTGGGTCTGATCAGTCTGGACCGCTATCTGAAGATCATTGGTGTGCGGGGATCTCGACAGGGCTGCGGCCTGCGCCGGCTGAGAGGAGGCTCCGGCTGGAGCGTGCTGACGTGCGGCCTGCTGTGGACGTGCTCTCTGACGATGGTGGTGCCCATGATCGCCCTGACGGAGGGCAACGAGGAGACGTATAAGTGTTTCCAGTACAAGCAGAGGAAGCAGGTTCGAGGCAAAGCCTACTTCAACATTTTCATGGTGGGCGTGTTTTGGCTGGTGTTCCTGGTTCTGCTGGTGTCGTACGTGCGCATCGCCTGGCGCCTGCTGCGAGCTTCTTGGGACAAACCCGATCTGCCCAACGCCGCGCGCTACAGCCGCACGGCCAAGAAGTCCTTCGTGGTGCCGCTTCTGTTCACCGTCTGCTTCGTGCCGTATCACGCTTTCAGGGGCTTCTACGTCAAATCGCAGCTCAGCGACGTCACATGCGAGACGCGCCGCTTCGCCGACCGCACAAACGAGGTCACGCTCCTGTTTTCCGCCCTCAACAGCTGCCTGGACCCGGTGATGTACTTCATGCTATCTGGCTCGGTGCGCAAGGCCGCCGCCGGGGCGCTCTCACGATTCTTCAGCCTGCATCGTGACACTGCGGTGACCAACAGCTCTACCACGGAGTTCCGGAGGGCGTCTGTGACATCTACTGCCGCGGTGCTGGTCACGTCCCGAAACAGCCTGGGTGTCACCACGACGCTCCGGTGTCAGCCCGGCCTGCTGCAGGACCATCCTGTCCACAAATAACTGACCAAACATGACACCTGGCAAAACCCTTGACAAACATCATCAAACCTGAGAGTTTTGCAACAGAAGTAAACAGCAGTAGTGAGCACAGTCCTACAAGGGAACAGAGACTACAGATGAAGAACAAACGCTGCCCCCTAGCGGTGGAACAGTGTCATAAAACAAACTCACTAAATCTTCTAGCGCTCCAGAAATGTGTGATTGTGGTGACACATTCTGCTACACATAT
The Triplophysa rosa linkage group LG7, Trosa_1v2, whole genome shotgun sequence genome window above contains:
- the gpr34a gene encoding probable G-protein coupled receptor 34a, whose product is MSTVKPWTNHNISSNLSCPLEEETLRVPLAVLYSLIFLFGLVGNLLSLWVFIFLHSRRNSIRIFLINVAIADLVLIACLPFRVLYHARGNHWTLGERACMAVGNFFYMNMYVSITLLGLISLDRYLKIIGVRGSRQGCGLRRLRGGSGWSVLTCGLLWTCSLTMVVPMIALTEGNEETYKCFQYKQRKQVRGKAYFNIFMVGVFWLVFLVLLVSYVRIAWRLLRASWDKPDLPNAARYSRTAKKSFVVPLLFTVCFVPYHAFRGFYVKSQLSDVTCETRRFADRTNEVTLLFSALNSCLDPVMYFMLSGSVRKAAAGALSRFFSLHRDTAVTNSSTTEFRRASVTSTAAVLVTSRNSLGVTTTLRCQPGLLQDHPVHK